From the genome of Desulfovibrio gilichinskyi, one region includes:
- a CDS encoding galactokinase, translated as MFTREAYQIYLDSGGFDQDFCAMHSSSRLDESRRRLTKLLNWMEESFPSELLGIASAPGRTELGGNHTDHNHGRVLAAAINLDCLAAFSKAHGANSQVVTILSENFEKPIIVDLSDTSPRPEEEGTSEAIVRGVADGFRRAGFKASGFNGCVTSTIPAGSGLSSSAAFEVLIGRIFNYLFNDKKVSALDIARIARRSENLHFAKPCGFMDQTASSFEGILKIDFNDPENPVVEQITPGFSCGETPSTGFYGTGYRLCVVNTGGSHADLTSEYASIPYEMLQAAKCFGRSEARGISMSEVLESMGMLREKAGDRAALRLMHFIGEDERAVQQAEALSGGDMVEFLRLVADSGKSSCRLLQNCYNTHNPAEQPIPTALILTEYLLGSKGVGRVHGGGFAGTIQVYAQDSCFDEYKTAMEKVFGAGSVIELVVRQPGLDFLNISKNGREVR; from the coding sequence ATGTTTACGCGTGAAGCTTATCAAATTTATCTGGATTCTGGAGGATTTGATCAAGATTTCTGCGCCATGCATTCCAGTTCCAGACTTGATGAATCCCGCCGCCGTTTAACTAAGCTTTTAAATTGGATGGAAGAATCTTTTCCCTCTGAGTTGTTAGGAATTGCCAGTGCTCCGGGAAGAACAGAGCTTGGCGGCAATCACACAGATCATAACCATGGAAGAGTTCTTGCCGCAGCGATTAATCTGGATTGTCTGGCTGCATTTTCTAAAGCTCACGGAGCAAATTCGCAAGTCGTCACAATCCTATCTGAAAATTTTGAAAAACCTATTATCGTTGATTTATCCGATACATCCCCTAGACCGGAAGAAGAGGGCACCAGCGAAGCCATCGTTCGCGGAGTTGCTGACGGTTTCAGGCGGGCAGGATTTAAGGCTTCCGGGTTTAACGGGTGCGTTACCAGCACTATACCTGCCGGATCAGGACTGAGTTCTTCTGCTGCATTCGAGGTTTTAATCGGAAGGATTTTTAATTATCTTTTTAACGACAAAAAAGTCAGCGCGCTCGATATTGCGAGGATAGCCAGACGCTCGGAAAATTTACATTTCGCCAAGCCCTGCGGTTTTATGGACCAGACCGCTTCTTCTTTTGAAGGCATTTTGAAAATAGATTTCAATGACCCTGAAAATCCTGTTGTTGAACAGATTACTCCAGGATTTTCTTGCGGTGAAACGCCAAGCACAGGTTTTTATGGGACAGGATATCGTCTCTGCGTTGTTAATACCGGAGGAAGTCATGCTGATCTGACCTCTGAATATGCATCCATACCTTATGAAATGCTGCAGGCGGCGAAATGTTTCGGGCGAAGCGAAGCTCGTGGCATCAGTATGTCCGAAGTTCTTGAAAGCATGGGAATGCTGCGGGAAAAAGCCGGTGACAGAGCTGCTCTAAGGCTGATGCATTTTATAGGTGAAGATGAGCGTGCAGTGCAGCAGGCTGAAGCTTTAAGCGGTGGAGATATGGTGGAATTCCTCCGGCTTGTTGCTGATTCAGGAAAATCATCGTGCCGTCTTTTGCAAAACTGCTACAACACCCACAATCCTGCCGAGCAACCGATTCCGACAGCCTTGATTCTGACCGAGTACCTTCTTGGTTCAAAGGGAGTCGGTAGAGTTCACGGCGGCGGATTTGCCGGAACCATCCAAGTTTATGCCCAAGATTCCTGTTTTGATGAGTATAAGACTGCAATGGAGAAGGTTTTCGGGGCTGGTTCGGTAATTGAACTTGTTGTCCGTCAGCCCGGACTGGACTTTTTAAATATTTCGAAAAATGGGCGGGAAGTGAGATAA